One region of Arvicola amphibius chromosome 3, mArvAmp1.2, whole genome shotgun sequence genomic DNA includes:
- the LOC119809316 gene encoding 40S ribosomal protein S19-like: MASPACFKTSTPWFPFPWLAARRPGVTVKDVNQQEFVRALAAFLKKSGKLKVPEWVDTVKLAKHKELAPYDENWFYTRAASTARHLYLRGGAGVGSMTKIYGGRQKNGVRPSHFSRGSKSVARRVLQALEGLKMVEKDKDGGRKLTPQGQRDLDRIAGQVKKH, translated from the coding sequence ATGGCTAGTCCTGCTTGCTTTAAGACTTCAACTCCTTGGTTCCCTTTCCCCTGGCTAGCAGCGCGGAGGCCTGGAGTTACTGTAAAAGACGTTAACCAGCAGGAGTTCGTCAGAGCTCTGGCAGCTTTCCTCAAAAAGTCCGGGAAGCTGAAAGTCCCCGAATGGGTGGACACAGTCAAGCTGGCCAAACATAAAGAGCTTGCCCCCTATGATGAGAACTGGTTCTACACACGAGCTGCTTCTACAGCACGGCACCTGTACCTGCGTGGTGGTGCTGGGGTTGGCTCCATGACCAAGATCTATGGAGGACGGCAGAAAAACGGTGTCAGGCCCAGCCACTTCAGCAGAGGCTCCAAGAGTGTGGCCCGCCGCGTTCTCCAAGCCCTGGAGGGACTGAAAATGGTGGAAAAGGACAAAGATGGGGGCCGCAAGCTAACACCTCAGGGACAGAGAGATCTGGACAGGATTGCCGGACAGGTCAAGAAGCATTAG